DNA from Thermococcus argininiproducens:
GAAATGCTAAAGCCTTTGCGGTATAAAGAAGGTGCTCCGCTGCCCTTGGAGATGCCCCAATTAAAAGTCTGTTGTCCCTTCTGGTTCTGGCGATTATCTCATATAGGTAGTGGAGAACCTCCTCACTCGTTTTGACCTTTCTAACCTGGCTTATTAAAGCGAGAATTTGGGTTGGGGTAAACACCTGCCTTATTTCTCTGAAGTCTCCCCTATCCTTCCTCAGGAGCATCGTTACCTCTTCATTCTTATCTGGGTAGCCGACGTTTATGTGGAGCATGAATCTATCGATTTGGGCCTCCGGTAAGGTGTAAACTCCCTCGAATTCAAGCGGGTTCTTGGTGGCTATAACAAGGAAGGGCCTCGGCAGGTAAAGGGTTCTCCCCTCTATGGTCACCTGGCCCTCCTGCATCGCCTCAAGCAATGCAGATTGTGTTTTTGGCTGGGCCCTGTTAATCTCATCAGCAAGCACAACGTTGGCAAATATTGGGCCTTTTTTTATCCTGAACTGCCCGTTTCTTTGATCATAGTAAACGGTTCCAATGATATCGGCCGGGAGCAAATCGGGCGTAAGCTGGATTCTAGAAAACTCCAATCCAATAGCGTGGGCAAAGCTCTTTGCTATTGTTGTCTTTGCAACCCCGGGCACACCTTCCAAAATAACATGCCCCTCCGCTAACAGGGCAACGGCTAAAAGCTCTATAACATCGTCTTTCCCAACAACAGCATTGTGCATCTCAGCTTTAAGCTTCTCAAGGAATTCTTTACCATTCATTTTAACCACCCAACTTTTTACCGGTTTGGATTTCCTTTATTATCTTCCTGAGTATCTTTTCATCATAACCCTCTTTCTTTAACTCCTCCACCACATCATCTAAGCTCTTCTTTTCTTCCTTAAAGATTTTGCTAAGTAGAGCATTCCCCACTCTGCTCAATCCCTCCAAAGCCAAACCGCTCTCAATGAGTATGGCTAAAACTGCCACCCCCAGAATCACGTAAAAGGCCATTATCTTATTCAAGCTCCTTTTGATAACCACGGTTCCAACTGCATAGGGGTTGAAGTTAGTGTGGTGGGACTCATCGATGTAGATGATATCTGATTTTATGTATCTCACAAAGTTTCTTATGAAGGGCTCGTTCTTCTCGAACATGTCGTTTATGAAAACGCTCGGATCTGAGAACAGGATTATCTTTCCGTTTCCATACTCAAGCTCGCTCATTATCGGGAGCTGTCTCTGGTTGTTTCCCATAACGGTTACCTTGCTGGTATATATTGACCCCTCAGCGCCCACTATTGCTGAAGGAACGTTGAGGACCAGCTTATCAACGCCGACGCTCAGCTGCGGATCCAAAATCCTCACGAGCTCGGGGAAGTTGTAGTTCTTTGAGTAGAAAACGTCAATAGGAACTATTCCGACAAACCGGGCCGTCAGGTTCAGACCCCTCAGGATATCATTCCCGGTTCCAAAGTCGTCTATTAAAACCAAAGTCCCCCCGTTGTCCAGAAACTTCTTGATCTCCTCGATCTCAAGGGAAGAATAACTCAAATCGGGCCCTAGGATTATGAGAACTCCCTCTCTCTCACCAAGGTCGAATGAGTTGTAGGAGGTTATCACGGGCATGATTTTTCCTTCCTCATAGAGAAGCCTTCCGAAGTTTGAGGCCCCGTTCCACTTTGTATTGAAAACGCTAAAATCAGCGCTGGTGTAAAATACGGGTATGGTTATGGGCATCACGAGGAGGAAGATCCCAAATGCCATTAAGATGCCGTAAAGTGCTCTTTTCATAGCTCCTCCCTCACTATGAACGACACTATGAACCCAGCTATATGCCTCAGGTAGTCCAAAATGTCCCGCCTTCTAAGGGTCTTCTTCCCATAAAAGTGCTTCTCATAGAGCCCTGTGGCTTTTTCCAGATGGTAGGCAAAGCTCTCCTTCCTTAACCTCCTCACGAGCTCTCTGGGGGTTATGCTGGGCTTCAGGTTGTAGTGCTTGATGAGCTTGTAGTAAATCTCTCTGTACATTTCCCTTAGGGACTTCAACTTTCTAGCCCTCTCTGCTTCTTCTTCCTTCTCAATTTCTTCCATTGCCTTCAGGAGGGTTAAGAATTCCTCATCACTTACCCCTTCTCTACTTCTTCTGTAGATCTTGTAACCGAGGAACCCTATGCCGAAAAGCAAACCTACAATGAGGGCAATTAAAATGATGTCGAAGAGAGAAAACGTCACCACTTTAATCGTTATCAGATTTGAGGTTGCCTCCTCATAGTAGTCATTACCTGGGAAATGGGCATAAATCGTATGCTCCCCGGTTTTGTTGAAACTAACTTTCACATTAAAGTCGTTTGCCGCATAGACCTCTGTGTAAGGCTTACCGTCAACATAAATTGTTATCGGAATCGGCCTCTTAACCCCTGTTATGGTTCCGCTTATCTTAACCTTCTCCCCAACCTTAAGGCTGTCTTTTTTGGCCTTTATATCAATTCTCACCGGATACTTTAGGAACATAAGGCCCAAAGAAGCAGAACTTCCGGCGTAAATCTCGTTACCAAGGTATGTAACGTTCAAAATCTTTTTCCCGCTTTCATGGCTTGTAACGTTAAAGGAAAAGCTTCCATCATCGAGGGTGGAGAGGGCAAACTTCTCGCCGTTAAACTCCACAAAAACCTCCTCTCTACTCAAAGCATTTCCATAATAGTCCAGCAGGGCACCACTTACCCTCATGCTCTCGTTGATGTATGCGCTCCCCTTAGAGGAGAGGACGATTTTTGTCGGGATCTTTAAAACATTCAAAACCAGAGTGTTGGAGCTCTTAACACTCCCATTCTTCACGCCCGTTGCGAAGACCTCATAACTTCCAACCCTGTCAAATGAATAGACATAGGAAAATTTGTTGTTCTTAACTCTCAAAGCGATTGTTTTGTTTTCAATATGCAGATAAACGCTCTCAAACTCTGGAGCATACCCGTAAAAAGTGACGTTCTCATAAACGAAGGGGTTAAGATCTGAGGCATAGAGGGTTAGGGATGTGGGGACTAGCACCACCCGGTTCTCCTTGAGAAATTCTTCAAAATCAATTGATTCTCCGCTTTTTTCTTTTTCTTTGATAATTTCTTGCACTTCTTCAGGGGTTAGAACTTTATAGGCACTCAAAACCTTCTCATAGCCGAAATACATCTTCTTAATCTTCTCCAGTTTCTCCCTAAGAGATGAGGTGTCGAGAGTTAAGGTACTGTTATCCTCGTCAACAAACTCAAAAGTGTCGATCACATCAAGGGCCGAGATGGCCCTTGAAATACCCTTCCCCATCATCTCCAGGCCTATGCTCGCATTAACGTAAGCGTAGTAG
Protein-coding regions in this window:
- a CDS encoding AAA family ATPase translates to MNGKEFLEKLKAEMHNAVVGKDDVIELLAVALLAEGHVILEGVPGVAKTTIAKSFAHAIGLEFSRIQLTPDLLPADIIGTVYYDQRNGQFRIKKGPIFANVVLADEINRAQPKTQSALLEAMQEGQVTIEGRTLYLPRPFLVIATKNPLEFEGVYTLPEAQIDRFMLHINVGYPDKNEEVTMLLRKDRGDFREIRQVFTPTQILALISQVRKVKTSEEVLHYLYEIIARTRRDNRLLIGASPRAAEHLLYTAKALAFLRGRDYVIPDDIKEMAVSVLSHRLLVRAEYELEGVKSEDVVREILDEVEVPV
- a CDS encoding DUF4350 domain-containing protein, which encodes MKRALYGILMAFGIFLLVMPITIPVFYTSADFSVFNTKWNGASNFGRLLYEEGKIMPVITSYNSFDLGEREGVLIILGPDLSYSSLEIEEIKKFLDNGGTLVLIDDFGTGNDILRGLNLTARFVGIVPIDVFYSKNYNFPELVRILDPQLSVGVDKLVLNVPSAIVGAEGSIYTSKVTVMGNNQRQLPIMSELEYGNGKIILFSDPSVFINDMFEKNEPFIRNFVRYIKSDIIYIDESHHTNFNPYAVGTVVIKRSLNKIMAFYVILGVAVLAILIESGLALEGLSRVGNALLSKIFKEEKKSLDDVVEELKKEGYDEKILRKIIKEIQTGKKLGG